Proteins encoded by one window of Misgurnus anguillicaudatus chromosome 4, ASM2758022v2, whole genome shotgun sequence:
- the LOC129421284 gene encoding uncharacterized protein: MSNQEKRHTSSKTSTKTSTKTSTLHLRYLASFMDEIDREVVSLTDRAFKSLCIGDEAIYNDSEFSPCHVSCHKPRVEEISKKESLFSAVKKLDSYPLNGVNNALGRSNKNSLKETSHPANKSNDGAKMTNGDSWDKSALLSIQRELSEFSSDYHNLSMEQLSSVKNNFYSDDKESAKKSSKDSFIPSGKSPKCKHNKNNKLKKLNCINFFLHSEFSPFLSWRDLHTFSIGQDHISEIMLSNRQSEWYDSPLYKELTAAHERYKSQAHPSEEKEVEKCPIQTETHQVKVQTESIQSTSPNVAPKPKKEVECIQHDIITKAPLLADEQRSNLEKVEPCAPWRTNNSRARSANPVGHSFITLPVCERTKAGEWGAQQIKKEVKTIEDKTSTSSTPFSISQLLTPVIPSRHGTGTSEILQAVLSPSALEVPPLTERNMHPSPEIKREGYKSIASGLLFNLKDNRKRVKAMYSPPKFKGSDVAGQSKESPLPEMSGSKDALGIPEISGAKTISPAFQKATISTMSPLLETEDPQNSSPQGFTNEGMPDDFLALGLLQSNRPLKSHRSPLANKVAYPSLQLYRKATPEETLFRANSQTVVDISSQVLKDKASNPEHIKDQDTHSKLFKELQGKTSYLNTERTPENNSVKSPYASSTKSDEQTTSAPEQISNGTDQNRLKTKETVSTQKSPVKVKESTKKEEGSKHLFSARQHNYIKSQRFVNTEDDDNDHDDGSNADKVLLSINDKTCNDELPWHSKNTKTKKIRQEEHNTGFHQDKVVGAQLLNESVDVKEETTTAKKQSSILSGEQGVNEAFFMKGNTSAKRAVFASKEQVPNKTTLPQKKVSTTVMDKYDLAKIALEEVIAEREQRKFNSNVVLSAEGLLIDRIKPGCEKPQCGNKLLTNGEDQQISMFMPSKTKDGEGQNNVSALKTIRQTVQIKSEDVVRKHGESHVSEELGIEKKGSTYKPEIPPRRGRSDFENNAEVVDKPIRNKELRKEDDTSVKAEKRESREVSKARRSQSKNRGPVRGNVSALKEKYDKESGVQKYQSAEGTNSKKSKERPNEQPPQCKMKPEQPTIPELTVSPPEIDTYSIIHKEIDSGNKITRDSPSKAYEKAWDECGSQREHNDTQDFQKTIKDLTNNRHEMQDCKVNGTENREEGSVKLKSGESHSKSNGPCKSHVKEFLNGLFGLSSTEKAKAVDEHGKELTEVALNSFESIKADQSSKDSITIHDILGQSHSLSLLNSKQTSDSGQSSNTNELLQESQQGTLLEHLSNEANSKGKGEGKEDFLKSKIDSYTCSHRDWVVSPPDNVEKKGWVHCLIESARNLTQISQNHISSKDLLETTQPLLQRESLNRSENGQEDLDLFKECTTDTMSAIPDKTPQSNQQAMHLLSPLSPKLTAVKEGKLSVGSISMSEEDEQRSAVSTLSEEVDSYEASRGDTFEENISSTALTDAEGSKAPSERSGSVCSGIDGHSQNKPPAVPPKTEKALRRAMKLNNRRIQKAEAKSKPERKGRSNDKSVSHKPERRHHSTDKIQSDRSEQGALSSDRHSSEHLSDTPEARTQRSEKHSRSHSSHKSQNVEESDHRKQLQRAKSQDRQTNKEVDSKSHSTEKRQHQKSNHIDNLENSIKNNNTDRLSRTNEKSGPRKLERRTQSLDRFLRDKPESKSTNVEKSGQLTVEEMHCSTSKALPLRQHSNEHTYPSASNVVTQSFPITQRKLLQDPDSGQYFLVEMPVQVKTKTFFDPETKSYVQLPVQSPEGAVQQAPSLEVINTPPLVLYHGFVPVPVSSLPSQKSIIRTSGSMFTPDDLDDFETGKKQMQDDFYQKKEMNSYNEPVYVSQEHTPEDEIDSVR, from the coding sequence ATGAGCAACCAGGAGAAGCGCCATACAAGCTCCAAAACAAGCACCAAAACAAGCACCAAAACAAGCACACTGCACCTCCGCTATCTTGCCAGTTTTATGGATGAAATAGATCGGGAGGTAGTGAGCCTGACGGATCGAGCTTTCAAGAGTCTGTGCATTGGAGATGAAGCAATCTACAATGACTCAGAGTTCTCCCCTTGCCATGTCAGCTGCCACAAACCACGGGTTGAGGAAATCTCAAAAAAGGAGAGCTTATTTTCTGCTGTCAAAAAACTTGATTCTTACCCCCTCAATGGAGTAAATAATGCACTGGGAAGATCAAATAAGAACTCATTAAAAGAAACATCACATCCTGCCAACAAGAGTAATGACGGAGCCAAAATGACAAATGGTGATTCATGGGATAAGTCTGCTCTCCTCAGTATCCAAAGGGAGCTCTCCGAGTTTTCCTCAGATTATCACAATTTATCGATGGAACAGCTTTCCTCAGTCAAGAATAATTTTTATTCAGATGACAAAGAATCTGCCAAGAAATCAAGCAAAGACTCATTCATTCCCTCAGGAAAATCTCCTAAGTGTaaacataacaaaaacaacaaactgaaaAAACTAAATTGCATAAACTTTTTCCTTCACAGTGAATTCAGCCCATTCCTGTCATGGAGGGATCTACATACATTTTCCATTGGGCAAGATCACATTTCAGAGATTATGTTGAGCAACAGACAGTCCGAATGGTATGATTCACCTCTTTACAAGGAATTAACAGCAGCACATGAACGCTATAAATCACAAGCTCATCCGTCAGAGGAAAAAGAAGTTGAAAAGTGCCCAATACAAACAGAGACTCATCAGGTTAAAGTGCAAACTGAATCTATACAATCCACATCACCCAATGTAGCTCCAAAACCAAAGAAAGAGGTAGAGTGCATTCAACATGATATAATCACTAAGGCTCCTTTGCTTGCCGATGAACAAAGATCTAACTTAGAAAAAGTGGAACCTTGCGCTCCCTGGCGCACCAACAACAGCAGAGCAAGGAGTGCCAATCCTGTGGGACATTCTTTCATTACCTTACCAGTCTGTGAGAGGACAAAAGCTGGAGAATGGGGTgcacagcaaattaaaaaagaGGTGAAGACAATAGAGGACAAGACCTCCACTAGTTCAACCCCTTTCAGTATTTCTCAGCTGTTGACGCCAGTGATACCTTCCAGACATGGTACAGGAACCTCAGAGATACTGCAAGCTGTGCTCTCCCCCTCTGCTCTGGAAGTTCCACCCCTTACAGAAAGAAATATGCATCCATCGCCTGAGATTAAGCGAGAGGGGTACAAGTCTATAGCATCGGGCTTGTTGTTTAATCTCAAGGACAACAGAAAGCGAGTTAAGGCCATGTATAGTCCACCCAAATTTAAAGGTTCGGATGTGGCAGGTCAAAGCAAAGAATCTCCCCTACCAGAAATGTCAGGTTCAAAAGATGCACTTGGCATTCCAGAGATTTCAGGAGCTAAAACAATTTCACCAGCTTTTCAAAAGGCCACAATCTCTACAATGAGTCCCCTCTTGGAAACTGAAGACCCTCAAAATTCTTCTCCACAGGGATTCACAAATGAAGGTATGCCTGATGACTTTTTGGCATTAGGTCTTCTGCAGTCAAATAGGCCTTTAAAATCACACAGAAGCCCTTTGGCGAACAAAGTTGCTTATCCTTCATTACAGCTGTATCGAAAGGCTACTCCTGAGGAAACTCTTTTCAGAGCAAATAGTCAAACTGTGGTGGACATCAGCTCACAAGTTTTGAAAGATAAAGCCAGCAATCCAGAGCACATCAAGGATCAGGACACTCACAGTAAATTATTTAAAGAGCTGCAAGGGAAAACATCCTATTTAAATACAGAAAGGACTCCTGAAAACAACTCTGTAAAAAGCCCATATGCAAGTTCAACAAAATCTGATGAACAAACCACCAGTGCACCAGAACAAATTAGTAATGGTACAGATCAAAATAGGTTAAAAACCAAAGAAACAGTCAGCACACAGAAAAGCCCTGTCAAAGTAAAAGAATCCACTAAAAAGGAAGAAGGCTCAAAGCACTTATTTTCTGCAAGACAGCACAACTACATTAAAAGTCAGAGATTTGTAAATACTGAGGATGATGATAATGACCATGATGATGGTTCAAATGCAGACAAGGTCCTGCTGTCTATAAATGACAAAACTTGCAATGATGAATTGCCTTGGCAttccaaaaatacaaaaacaaaaaagataagGCAGGAGGAACATAACACAGGGTTTCATCAAGATAAAGTGGTTGGTGCACAACTACTGAATGAAAGTGTTGATGTAAAAGAAGAGACTACAACAGCAAAGAAACAGAGCAGTATCCTATCAGGAGAGCAAGGAGTAAATGAGGCCTTCTTCATGAAAGGAAACACTTCTGCAAAAAGAGCAGTATTTGCATCAAAGGAACAGGTGCCAAATAAGACAACCTTACCCCAGAAGAAAGTTAGCACTACTGTTATGGATAAGTATGACTTGGCTAAAATTGCTTTAGAGGAAGTAATTGCTGAAAGAGAGCAAAGAAAATTTAACAGTAATGTGGTCTTAAGTGCAGAAGGTTTACTCATAGATAGAATCAAACCTGGTTGTGAAAAACCACAATGTGGTAACAAGTTACTTACCAATGGAGAGGACCAACAGATTAGTATGTTCATGCCGAGTAAGACAAAAGATGGGGAAGGTCAGAATAATGTATCTGCATTAAAAACAATCAGGCAAACTGTTCAAATAAAGTCAGAGGATGTGGTGCGCAAACATGGTGAAAGTCATGTGTCTGAAGAATTAGGCATTGAGAAAAAGGGTAGTACATATAAACCTGAGATACCCCCGAGAAGAGGTAGAAGTgattttgaaaataatgctgAAGTAGTCGATAAGCCAATAAGAAATAAAGAGTTAAGAAAAGAAGATGACACATCAGTCAAAGCTGAGAAAAGGGAAAGTAGGGAAGTCAGCAAAGCTAGGCGAAGCCAATCAAAAAATCGGGGCCCAGTAAGAGGCAATGTATCTGCTTTAAAAGAGAAATATGACAAAGAAAGTGGGGTGCAGAAATATCAGTCTGCTGAAGGTACAAATTCGAAAAAATCTAAAGAGAGACCCAATGAGCAGCCTCCACAATGCAAAATGAAACCAGAACAACCCACTATACCAGAACTCACAGTCAGTCCTCCTGAAATTGACACTTATTCTATTATCCACAAGGAGATTGATTCTGGGAATAAAATAACTCGTGATAGCCCTTCCAAAGCCTATGAAAAAGCTTGGGATGAATGTGGATCCCAGAGAGAACACAACGACACACAAGACTTCCAAAAGACTATCAAGGATCTCACAAACAACAGACATGAAATGCAAGACTGTAAAGTAAATGGGACAGAGAACAGGGAAGAAGGTTCTGTAAAATTGAAGTCAGGAGAGAGCCATAGCAAATCCAATGGTCCTTGCAAAAGCCATGTAAAAGAGTTTTTAAATGGACTTTTTGGACTTTCAAGTACAGAAAAAGCCAAAGCTGTGGATGAACATGGGAAAGAACTTACTGAAGTGGCTTTGAATTCCTTTGAATCTATCAAAGCAGACCAAAGCAGTAAAGACAGCATTACAATACATGACATTCTTGGACAATCTCACTCATTATCCTTATTAAATAGTAAACAAACATCTGACAGCGGTCAGTCTTCAAACACAAATGAACTCTTGCAAGAATCACAACAGGGGACGCTTCTAGAACATCTGTCAAATGAAGCAAACTCAAAAGGAAAAGGAGAGGGTAAGgaggatttcttaaaatcaAAAATAGATTCCTACACCTGCAGCCACCGTGATTGGGTGGTTTCACCACCTGATAATGTGGAGAAAAAAGGATGGGTGCACTGCCTAATTGAGTCCGCTCGAAATCTAACACAAATATCACAGAATCACATCTCCTCCAAGGATCTACTTGAGACGACTCAACCACTGCTTCAGAGGGAGAGTTTAAATAGATCTGAAAATGGCCAAGAAGATCTGGACCTCTTCAAGGAGTGCACAACAGATACCATGTCTGCTATACCAGACAAGACCCCACAGTCAAACCAACAGGCGATGCATCTCTTGTCTCCTCTATCCCCTAAACTTACCGCAGTCAAGGAGGGAAAGCTGTCGGTTGGAAGTATCTCTATGTCTGAAGAGGATGAGCAACGTTCTGCAGTGAGCACTTTATCTGAGGAGGTGGACAGTTATGAAGCAAGCAGAGGAGATACATTTGAGGAGAACATTTCTAGCACTGCACTGACAGATGCAGAGGGGTCCAAGGCACCCAGTGAAAGATCTGGTTCAGTCTGCAGCGGCATTGACGGTCACAGTCAGAACAAGCCACCTGCTGTTCCTCCAAAAACCGAGAAGGCTCTGCGCCGTGCCATGAAGCTTAACAACAGAAGGATACAAAAAGCTGAAGCCAAAAGCAAACCTGAGCGTAAAGGTAGGAGCAATGACAAAAGTGTCTCTCACAAACCTGAGAGAAGACATCATagcactgataaaatacaaagtGACAGATCAGAACAAGGGGCGCTTAGCAGTGACAGACACAGCAGTGAACATCTCAGTGACACACCTGAGGCCAGAACGCAAAGAAGTGAGAAACATTCTAGAAGCCACAGTAGTCACAAGAGCCAAAACGTAGAGGAAAGTGATCATCGTAAACAATTACAACGTGCCAAAAGCCAAGACAGACAAACCAACAAAGAGGTTGATTCAAAGAGTCACAGCACTGAGAAGCGACAACACCAAAAATCAAACCACATAGATAATTTAGAGAACAgtattaaaaataacaacacaGACCGACTGAGTCGAACCAATGAGAAATCTGGACCTAGAAAACTGGAACGCAGGACTCAAAGTTTGGATAGATTTTTAAGGGATAAGCCTGAAAGCAAGTCTACCAATGTTGAAAAAAGTGGACAGTTAACAGTAGAAGAAATGCATTGCTCTACTTCAaaggcattgcctttgcgacaACACAGCAATGAACATACTTATCCATCAGCTAGCAATGTTGTAACACAGTCCTTCCCAATCACCCAGCGGAAGCTTTTACAGGACCCTGACTCAGGACAGTACTTTTTGGTGGAAATGCCTGTACAGGTCAAAACTAAAACTTTCTTTGACCCGGAAACTAAAAGTTATGTGCAACTGCCAGTACAGTCTCCAGAGGGTGCTGTTCAACAAGCCCCGTCATTAGAGGTTATAAATACACCACCACTTGTGCTATATCATGGCTTTGTTCCTGTGCCTGTCTCATCCTTACCATCACAAAAATCCATCATCAGGACTTCAGGATCTATGTTTACTCCAGATGACCTGGATGACTTTGAAACTGGCAAGAAACAAATGCAAGATGACTTTTATCAGAAAAAAGAGATGAATTCTTACAATGAGCCGGTTTATGTATCACAAGAACATACACCTGAGGATGAAATTGATAGTGTGAGATAA
- the LOC129421127 gene encoding bone morphogenetic protein 2-B-like: MQLLISSLFAFFVSTDVIYTSADPNPINTRKLNEIFQLRDLKRNYPSYRKAPQFMMELYDAVAESNGTEKNTKAVEGNIVRSFQGQSSGSHHFFNLTSFGQDERVIKAEFRWFRHMQPFVGRHHFYKVDLYEVLDSRAKPWRGNFLCSRLVPVYTNGWEVFNITQMVTKWILDSGTNNGILIVTALPSGNWLESSTQVDGPSDEKNAYLVIHSDDGRKQFQNPPYKGLNSEPFHESIESFTSTARRRRSVRTLTSTCQRTNLFVDFTKIGWSGWIISPRGYNAYSCVGSCPFPLGEGLRATNHATVRSIMNALKLSQEAGKPCCVPDVLYPISLLYFDDEENVVLKQYDDMVAGSCGCH, encoded by the exons atgcaattattaatCAGTTctctttttgctttttttgtttCAACCGATGTCATTTACACCTCAGCAGATCCTAATCCGATTAACACGCGAAAATTGAACGAAATATTCCAGTTAAGGGATTTGAAACGCAATTATCCGTCTTATAGGAAAGCGCCGCAGTTTATGATGGAATTATACGATGCGGTTGCGGAATCTAACGGTacggaaaaaaacacaaaagcgGTTGAGGGAAATATTGTTAGAAGTTTTCAAG GACAATCTAGTGGGTCACATCACTTCTTTAATCTAACATCATTCGGACAGGACGAGCGGGTGATTAAAGCAGAATTCCGATGGTTTAGACACATGCAACCATTTGTGGGACGTCATCATTTTTACAAA GTTGACCTATATGAAGTGCTGGACAGCAGAGCGAAACCTTGGAGAGGGAATTTTTTATGCTCAAGGCTGGTGCCAGTCTACACCAATGGATGGGAAGTATTCAACATCACACAAATG GTGACTAAATGGATTCTTGACAGCGGCACAAATAACGGCATCCTTATTGTTACTGCTTTACCATCCGGTAACTGGTTGGAGTCCAGCACTCAGGTGGACGGACCGTCAGACGAAAAAAACGCATATTTGGTGATACATTCAGATGACGGACGAAAACAATTCCAAAATCCACCATACAAAG GGCTAAATAGCGAACCATTCCACGAATCTATAGAAAGTTTTACGTCAACAGCGCGCAGGCGCAGAAGTGTGCGCACCTTAACATCTACGTGCCAGAGGACAAACCTCTTCGTGGACTTCACTAAAATTGGCTGGTCGGGATGGATAATATCTCCAAGAGGTTATAACGCATACAGTTGCGTGGGCTCATGTCCCTTTCCTCTGGGCGAAGGTCTACGGGCTACAAACCACGCTACAGTAAGGTCAATTATGAACGCATTGAAACTGTCGCAGGAGGCGGGTAAACCGTGCTGTGTACCTGATGTGCTTTACCCCATCAGCCTCCTGTACTTTGATGACGAGGAAAATGTCGTCCTGAAACAATATGACGACATGGTTGCGGGCAGTTGTGGATGTCATTAA